The following are encoded in a window of Anoplopoma fimbria isolate UVic2021 breed Golden Eagle Sablefish chromosome 3, Afim_UVic_2022, whole genome shotgun sequence genomic DNA:
- the metap1d gene encoding LOW QUALITY PROTEIN: methionine aminopeptidase 1D, mitochondrial (The sequence of the model RefSeq protein was modified relative to this genomic sequence to represent the inferred CDS: inserted 1 base in 1 codon), with protein sequence MAAHCSVGLATRTAGLGGFLRRACFLRTCGPPKSLLCPQHRCFFWKKWKSSHNVVRPATVKPAHAVPKHIVRPDYVSTILVPEWPDYIEIKDQEQIEGLARACQLARRVLLLAGRSLKVGMTTDEIDFIVHQETIRHNAYPSPLRYXGFPKSVCTSVNNVVCHGIPDSRQLEDGDIINVDVTVYLDGYHGDTSETFLIGQVDEVGQRLVETARRCRDEAIAACKPGAQLCVIGNTISEIAMDSGFQVCPYFIGHGIGSYFHCHPEIWHHANDNDMTMDEGMSFTIEPILMEGSTEFRILRDRWTAVSADDKRSAQFEHTVVITSDGVDILTKLPEESIQ encoded by the exons atggcggcGCACTGCTCCGTGGGACTGGCGACAAGAACAGCAG GACTGGGTGGTTTCCTTCGGAGAGCTTGTTTTTTAAGAACCTGTGGTCCCCCAAAATCCCTACTGTGTCCGCAACATCGCTGCTTCTTCTGGAAGAAGTGGAAAAGTTCTCACAATGTAGTTCGCCCAGCTACTGTTAAGCCTGCCCATGCAGTCCCCAAG CACATTGTGCGGCCTGACTATGTAAGCACTATACTGGTCCCAGAATGGCCAGACTACATAGAGATCAAAGACCAAGAGCAGATCGAAGGCCTTGCCAGAGCATGTCAGCTGGCCAGACGTGTACTGCTACTAGCTGGACGCAGTCTGAAG GTTGGCATGACAACGGATGAAATTGACTTCATCGTGCACCAAGAGACAATCAGGCACAATGCCTACCCATCCCCTCTCAGAT GGGGTTTCCCCAAGTCAGTCTGCACGTCTGTGAACAACGTGGTCTGCCATGGCATACCTGACAG TCGGCAACTTGAAGACGGAGATATCATCAACGTTGATGTCACC GTGTATTTAGATGGTTACCACGGCGACACTTCAGAAACCTTCTTGATTGGCCAGGTGGATGAGGTCGGGCAGCGATTGGTGGAAACAGCCAGGCGCTGCCGAGATGAGGCCATCGCTGCCTGCAAGCCGGGTGCACAGCTCTGTGTTATAGGAAACACTatcag TGAAATTGCAATGGACAGTGGCTTTCAAGTGTGTCCTTATTTCATTGGACATGGAATAGGTTCTTACTTCCATTGCCATCCTGAGATCTGGCACCATG CTAACGACAATGACATGACCATGGATGAAGGGATGTCTTTCACAATAG AGCCCATACTGATGGAGGGGTCTACAGAGTTTAGAATCCTGAGGGACAGGTGGACTGCAGTGTCTGCAGACGATAAAAG GTCAGCTCAGTTTGAACACACTGTGGTCATCACATCTGACGGAGTGGATATTCTCACCAAACTGCCGGAGGAGAGCATTCAGTGA